The genomic segment GCAGTTATTCTAATTTCCCCTTTGTATCTGTCTACATTTACAGCCtaatattaaaaacacataatattattacaattaaatCAACAACAACCAGTAGAGAATTGATTGCAGAAGTGCATGCGTGTGTCCCAGTTCGCGAACAAGAATCTACCAGTATGAACCAGCGCTCAGTGTCAGACTGCAGACCACAGCCTGGGGCTGAAGAACCAGCGAAACGGATTCTGCCTTTTAAAAAGCTTCAAATCTTACAAACAGCAGCGCTGCAATCCAGCCAATTTCCGCATGTTGATTTGATAAGCATCCTCTGGGTCTCCCTGGATGAGCGAGAACTTCCCATGTGTGACTTCATAAAATTTGCCTCTTACAAATAAAGCTTTGATCTCCTGTAAGTAATACAGATTTAACTGAATATTTCAAGCTTTATTAGTTACACAGTAACAGCTCCTGTCGTTTtgcttgtaaatttgcagtcacGGAGCAGTGATGTTCATATCTCTGAGAGCTAAACAGGCAAAAACCTGTTAAAACCTGCTCGGTAATGGATTAAACACGCAGCATGTTTTTACCTGCTGTGTAATTGATGTATTAAAAAGTTTTTCATTTAATACCACCTCATCAGCACCATAGAGACAATGGTTTATTTCCACACACATTGCATTTCTTAACACAGTGACCGAAAAGCACTTCAGTAAGGTGCTATAGAAATTCATTTCAATGGCTTTACGTGGTTGATGCTTGAGCAGATTCAGAAAAGACAAACAAGTatttagaaaaaatgaaatccAAGTGTCTGTATTTGAAGAAGACCTATGAAAAACACAAGACAAGTTCTTTTAATACAAGATACAAGACTGTGGCGAGCAAACGGCTTTGCAGGATTTGATCAGACACACACTATTCAGTGCCTGAGTGTGTCTTGTGCTGGGCTGCATTGATTTAATGCATTACTCAACTGCTGGGAGAGAGAGGTGAGCTAGAGAGACTGTCTCTCCTGACTGCATTAGGAGCTTCTAGCTTTTGTGATTCCTTTTGATCAAATCTCTGTGTGAGACACGTGTCATGCCCTCTTCCAGCCAGCTGTGAGGGGACTGGCCCGCCACCCGGTGGGggaggggtgtgtgtgtgttagagctCCTAAGGTGAGAGGCGGGTGGGAGGGTCTCATTCCTCTCTCCAGCGCCCGGCACACACTCATCCCggacactcactcacacacacaggccTGTGGACACACAGCAGTGCGTCTGTCGATTGcaggagaaagtgtgtgtgtgtgtgtgtgtgtgtgcgtgtctgcgtgagtgtgtgagtgtgtgtgagtgatggGTCTCTCGCAGTAGAACTTGTACAGACAGGAGATTCCGCTGGAATGGCTAACTGCTCAGGAACTTCAGTCTGATCAAAATGTCTGAGGTAAGAACTTTCCTTTACATTAAATAAGAACATGAGAGGTAGATTGTTTGTTAATAAGAGACACTTGAAAAGTTAGAGAAAACCTcctttaaaagttgttaatTTCATGAACTGCTTTGCTCTGCGCTGCGCGTATATCATTTTGAGAAACTTTCATGTAGCTTAACTCATAGAcaaaatgtagaaatatgaaGTTATTTATGAAGtggcatttttcaaaaatggTGTTAAAACGTTCATTTCAGTGATTGTATTAATTTGCCCATTAGATATTCTTAGAGGAACTTTATTTTGGAATTAAAATGTGTCGTCTGGTTGCCCAGTGGGATGTAATTCAAGACAGGAGTATAGGTCTGTTACGGCCATAATGCAACAATTAGCCATGCTGAGTATACGTGTGTGTGAGCAAAAAAcgaaaggaaagaaaagaaaacacaaacggGATATTAAGAAAAGCCTATCAGTGTTTCTTTTGAAGTGAAGGACATATTCATAAAGACTCAATGGAAGATGTTTGTTAATGGACAACAAATTCCACTAAAGCAATTTCACTTCCTGGCAGTCAAAGTATTCTCAAGCTCTCTGTCCCAACGGTGAAGAGCTTGTGTCTCGCAGTGGGACTAAGACTCTGTTTCTGGGCGGGCAAACAGAGTTAATGGCCCTGGGCCGTGAAtcctttgtttgtgtgtgtagcgGGTGTGTACATGTgcatgtgtatttgtttatttgcgtGGTTCATTATACTCATGATAATCTGTCACTGCTGTTTGGTGCTACAGGCCTGAACTGTGATATCTAATGACATGAAATTATTCCtggtatttatattaatatcaaCAATATTGCTCTTATTTCCACATTGTACTTCTGGCAGCAAATTGaacttaaatgatttattttaataacaatGAGTTTATGTGGATATGACACTTTATGGTAATAGCATTCACAATATTTTTGCAGATATTTTGAGCATTTCATTACTTAAAACTTCAAAGATATTTTCACAGTTACCAAGAAATTAATGTTTGAATTTCTAAATTTTATGTATGTGTGAAAAAATCTGATCTGAAAATCCTGCATTAGATCTGATGTTTGTTCAAAATGAAAtctaattcaatttaatttgttGGGTATTACATACCTTGAAAAATACAGCAACAAATCAGccaaaaagttaaaaaagacaaataatcATTTCTGTTTAGAAACAAAATTGTTTGATGTTTTCTGTTATTGTGAACAATGTTttgtactgtaaaaataaaatataaatgcaacataaatTCATAACACTGGAAGTTTTAATGTGAATTTTCAGAGAccttgcttttttatttgtgtaagtaGCCAACTACAGTTTAGTGCTTTCCTTgtcaaatcatttaaattacagCAATAGCAACCGCTTCTAAAAGGAAAAATAAGATCTGGACTAtagtttctttcttttcctttttttaacatttagttCTGTTTAAATTCTGTTGATTTCTATGGTTTCATCATCATTAAGGTTTCTGTGTAATATCTATGTGTTAATATAATTTcatgtaatttaattttaaaaaccgAATTAAAATGCTTCAATTGAAATGGAATTGATTATCCATGTTCTCCAGCAGAATGTAATTTTCCAGAATTTTCCACACATCTAGAGAATGTGTCCAAATACGTTAATAAGGTCAGAGACTTAACAcgacatatttataaatatgttgtCGCGATTTTTGTCTAACCCCAAAACTAACTAAAAATACTCTCTGGCTTTTGGATCccatatgtatgtatatatatatatatatatatatgttatgTATATTGTACATATGTGTTCTAGCAGTGAGAAAACTGAATTTGTCTCAATATCATTTTATAATGATTGTGTGTTTTGGACAGGCTATTTGCTGCACGGTTGTGAACTGCAACTGCGACAGTTTCAAACCAGGTAAACTGAGACGCAGACTTTGTGAACATTGTAAGCATGGCTGGGTCGCCCACGGTGAGTTTCACGTCCAGTGTTACATTTACCACAAAaacttcttttatttttaaacacattctAACACTTTCTATTGTCACAGCGCTGTCGGTTTTCTCTCTCACTAATCATTGGCCctctaaatacttttaattgtaacactttaatttctaaaaaaaatacagattccTAACATAGCCTTTCCGACACAAAAAAAATGGATTAAGGTTACTGATGgcagtttttaattatttttatgtacacTGTGATCCCATTACAACATTGTTTGTAATCATGGAAACATGCCCAAACATTGTACAGAAAGTTGACATTGAAATACATATacaacatctttaaaaaaaacatatcacaCGATTACTTCTGTTTGTTTCACAGCTCTTAGTAAATTAAAGGTTCATCACATGTATCAGGGAAGCCAGGTGGAGATTGTTCACTCCAACGTGGTGTTCGATATCTGCAGTTTGATGCTTTATGGGACTCAAGCAATTCCAGTGCGACTGAAGATCTTGTTGGACAGACTTTTCAGCGTTCTTAAGCAGGAGGAGGTCATTCAGATACTGAACGCGCTGGACTGGACTCTGCAGGACTATATTCGTGGCTATGTGTTGCAGGTGAGCCCCTCATCAGTTCCATTAACAGGTAAACATATTTCGACATGAGATGGTAATTAATGACCTACGCTGCACACTTCTCCTCCAAAGGCCACTATGACCCACCAGGATTTTTTCGTTCTGTTTGCTTATTAAGTATTCAGGTTCATGGTAGTTCCTCTGGTGAAGAATGTAAAGTTGAAGTGCCAGATGAATGCTGTATGATGAAATATTAATTCTGGTTACAACATGAAGCTGCTGTAGGACTTTCAAAGCCTGCTGGCACTCAAGAATGATTACAGGCGGACTGAAAGACTCACCCAGCTCCTCTCTGATCTCCTCCCTCCCCTCCCACTCCGACAGGGAAACCCGCATCATCTAAATGAAGAGAAATGAGTCACTGTGCTGCAGTAATTAGAGCTCTTAAGTCCACATGCATTAGATGTACGGATGACTTGTTGTTTAGCAACTCTGTCAGTCTGTCACGAGTAACGTATTTTAGGGTCCAAATGCAAAAACTGTCCGTTTAATATTCATAATGTAAGCTAtatcattttgtgtgtgtgtaggatgtGGCCGGAAAGGTATTGGACCGCTGGGCCATAATGACCTTTGAAGAGGAGATCGTAACGCTGCAGCAGTTCCTGCGTTTTGGAGAGACGAAATCCATTGTGGAGCTGATGGCTCTGCAGGATAAGGAGGGACAGGCAGTTGTCGTACCAACCACCAGAACCAATTCTGACATCCGCAGTTTCATCGAAAGCAGCATGCAGAGTTCTGTGCGGCTCCCAGCTAAAGCCGAAGCACCCGGCTGTAGCAACGGACACCACTTCGAGACGCTAGTGAACAGTATGACCCTTATGCTACCACTGCTGAATTCTGTTCCTGCACCATTCTTGAGCTCGGCCACTGATTCCAGCTGCCAGGAGGCACAAACCAAACACGAGACAACAGAAATAAGCCTTGACGCCGTTGCTCCGTTCAATGCTGGGCCCATCAGAGCAGAGGTGATGATGGACACAGAATCTACAAAAATGGAATTGGAAGAGTTCAATGTGAGTGGAAACTCCTCGCCCTCCACCCCCTGCACACCCTCCATCACTTCTGAAACCACACAGATGTCCCCAGAGAACAAGATGAGGTATGCAGAGAAGAGTGGAACCATGAAGAAAGGTCGTGTATTCTGCAGTGCCTGTGAAAAAACCTTCTATGATAAAGGCACATTGAAGATACACTACAATGCCGTTCACCTGAAGATCAAACACAAATGCACCATTGAAGGCTGTAACATGGTGTTCAGCTCTTTGCGCAGTCGGAACAGACACAGCGCAAATCCAAATCCACGGCTCCACATGCCAATGAACCGCAATAATCGAGACAAGGACCTGCGGGGTGACCTGAGCCCGGGGCAGGAGGAGGAGGCTGACAATGACAAGAGGGAGTTTACTTCTGGCCCAGAGAGCCAGGGGACAGTCTCTAGTTTTGTAATGCGCAACCCAGAGCCCAAAGTGCACAGCTCTTTCTCCGGCATCAGCCAGAGCGGAATCCTCTTCCCCAACCTCAAGACTGTGCAGCCTGTGCTTCCATTTTACCGCAGCCTGGTGACACCAGCGGAACTGGCTCACACGCCGGGCAACCTGCCATCACTCCCATATGTGTCCTCGTCTGTGGCCACCAACGCCTGTCACATGGAGATGAGCTCAGAGCCAGCACCTAAGAAGAAGTCGAGAAAGTCCAGCATGCCGATAAAGATAGAGAAGGATGAACTAGCAGCAGAGGATGTGTCGTCGGAGGAAAGTCCAGCCCTTAGTCCCtttacagaaacagaaaatTGTAATGGTGTTAGCATGGGTTGTGAAACACAGGGCGAACCTGTGGACTGTGAAACTATTAACCGATCCGCACCCCTTAGATCCATCCCCAAAGCACAGAACACAGAACTGGATGCATTTCTCACTCACGAGGACAGTTACATCATCTCGTCATCGTCTTCTCTCATAAATTTGAAAAAGACTCACAACTCCACAGAGAAATCCCCAAAATGTGAAGAACCACCATGTAGTTCACAGCCAGACCGACCCTGCAGCCAGCCAAGCAATTTCACTGTAAGCCATGGTGAACACTGTATAGACAGCTGTAGTGACCCCGAGACCTTCTGCTCAGATGATAGAGTAGAACAGTCTCACCCGTGTGAGATCTGCAACAAGACATTCAAAAACCCTTACAGTGTgaaaatgcattacagaaacGTGCACTTGAAAGAGATGCACATGTGCACTGTGGATGGCTGCAATGCTGCATTTCCTTCTCGACGCAGTAGAGATCGGTAAGATGGTTACAGTGAAAATAAAGTTGTAGTTTACTACCAGTAGTTATTTTGTCTTCAGTAAAAAC from the Triplophysa rosa unplaced genomic scaffold, Trosa_1v2 scaffold112_ERROPOS590841, whole genome shotgun sequence genome contains:
- the bnc1 gene encoding zinc finger protein basonuclin-1, producing MSEAICCTVVNCNCDSFKPGKLRRRLCEHCKHGWVAHALSKLKVHHMYQGSQVEIVHSNVVFDICSLMLYGTQAIPVRLKILLDRLFSVLKQEEVIQILNALDWTLQDYIRGYVLQDVAGKVLDRWAIMTFEEEIVTLQQFLRFGETKSIVELMALQDKEGQAVVVPTTRTNSDIRSFIESSMQSSVRLPAKAEAPGCSNGHHFETLVNSMTLMLPLLNSVPAPFLSSATDSSCQEAQTKHETTEISLDAVAPFNAGPIRAEVMMDTESTKMELEEFNVSGNSSPSTPCTPSITSETTQMSPENKMRYAEKSGTMKKGRVFCSACEKTFYDKGTLKIHYNAVHLKIKHKCTIEGCNMVFSSLRSRNRHSANPNPRLHMPMNRNNRDKDLRGDLSPGQEEEADNDKREFTSGPESQGTVSSFVMRNPEPKVHSSFSGISQSGILFPNLKTVQPVLPFYRSLVTPAELAHTPGNLPSLPYVSSSVATNACHMEMSSEPAPKKKSRKSSMPIKIEKDELAAEDVSSEESPALSPFTETENCNGVSMGCETQGEPVDCETINRSAPLRSIPKAQNTELDAFLTHEDSYIISSSSSLINLKKTHNSTEKSPKCEEPPCSSQPDRPCSQPSNFTVSHGEHCIDSCSDPETFCSDDRVEQSHPCEICNKTFKNPYSVKMHYRNVHLKEMHMCTVDGCNAAFPSRRSRDRHSANLNLHHRLLTKDHSGASSFRRDHLDFLDKETLSQMSAILKGSNRTGLVFPMSKALVREVDSAEGALEDEAVLDLSTRGSTHFSWDSDIGSEEGLPLDDSDESCDGLIAQASESLPCLSHQSHGSSPITCHLCQKVYSNKGTFRAHYKTVHLRLLHKCKVPGCNTTFSSVRSRNRHSQNPNLHRNLAANTFNQEFANPTVQRLAVLSQKGKKSLSRTSPDVFHDSGTISLLPQDQWILQLSLRIG